In a genomic window of Phalacrocorax aristotelis chromosome 8, bGulAri2.1, whole genome shotgun sequence:
- the LOC142061375 gene encoding protocadherin alpha-6-like, protein MGVWWGPVVRVLVLQAAWALVGGQVRYSVPEEAKAGTVVGRLAQDLGLEAVDAEARRLRLVAQGRRASVEVSGASGALVVSSRLDREELCGKSAPCALRLEVLVERPLRVFHVELEVTDINDNAPLFPAARKNLSIAELSLPGSRFPLEGASDADTGANAQLSYTLSPSEHFNLDLLKTEEDGESLFLVLAKLLDRETVAVHRLVVTASDGGRPPLTGTMEVVISVLDANDNAPQFNQSVYKVQLPENSDRGTLVITVNATDLDEGTNGNISYSVQHLFPQDRRDVFMINRKSGEIRLREKIDFEDVGLYRLQVDASDQGSPPLSGHCRVVLEVLDVNDNAPDVWVTSLSVPVPEDAAVGTVVALLSVSDRDSGANGRVRCAAWPPSPFGLVATFAGSYSLVLRESLDRERVAEYEVEVRAEDGGVPPLRASRAVRVPVSDVNDNAPAFAQAVYTVLARENNAAGAELARLWARDPDEAGNGRVSYSVAEGGGGGAAAVVGGWRPASSYVSVDAESGRLWALQPLDYEEVQVLQFEVRAVDAGEPPLCGNATVQVFVVDENDNAPALLPAAGGGPWAGASGEAAASGPGSGALWAWAAWGAPAGQVVAKIRAVDADSGYNAWLRYELWEPREKGPFRVGLYSGEVSTARALEEADGPRQRLVIVVRDHGEPARSATATLSVSLVEGAEAALAAAGSSSSSSSSSPSSSGAGLRPAAGAEGGAAAAAAAAAATNVWLVVAICAVSSLFLLAVVLYGASRWAPRAAVLSGPGPATLVCASEVGSWSYSQRQSRSLCVADGAGKSDLMVFSPNFPPPAGPAAKETQPEPPALLDTVSGPAFLASRPFPLFASLARVAVLARRLGRRWWEPGSAPGPAGGGCWSGA, encoded by the coding sequence atggGCGTGTGGTGGGGGCCCGTGGTGCgtgtgctggtgctgcaggcGGCCTGGGCGCTGGTCGGCGGGCAGGTGCGCTACTCGGTGCCGGAGGAAGCCAAGGCCGGGACGGTGGTGGGGCGTCTGGCGCAGGACCTGGGCCTGGAGGCGGTGGATGCGGAGGCGCGGCGGCTGCGGCTGGTGGCGCAGGGCCGGCGGGCGAGCGTGGAGGTGAGCGGGGCGAGCGGGGCGCTGGTGGTGAGCTCGCGGCTGGACCGGGAGGAGCTGTGCGGGAAGAGCGCGCCGTGCGCCCTGCgcctggaggtgctggtggaGCGGCCGCTGCGCGTCTTCCACGTGGAGCTGGAGGTGACCGACATCAACGACAACGCCCCGCTCTTCCCCGCCGCCCGGAAAAACCTCAGCATCGCGGAACTGTCGCTGCCGGGGTCTCGGTTCCCGCTGGAGGGCGCGTCGGATGCAGATACCGGAGCCAACGCGCAGCTCTCCTACACACTCAGCCCCAGCGAGCACTTTAACCTGGATTTGCTAAAAACCGAGGAAGACGGGGAGTCCTTATTTCTGGTGCTCGCGAAACTGCTGGACCGGGAGACGGTGGCTGTGCACCGGTTGGTGGTGACGGCGAGTGACGGGGGCCGGCCGCCGCTGACGGGCACGATGGAGGTGGTGATCTCGGTGCTGGACGCGAACGACAACGCGCCCCAGTTCAACCAGTCGGTGTATAAAGTGCAGCTGCCGGAAAATTCGGACCGCGGAACTTTAGTAATCACAGTAAACGCCACGGATTTGGATGAGGGGACGAACGGGAATATCTCATACTCTGTCCAGCACTTGTTCCCTCAGGATCGAAGAGACGTTTTCATGATCAACAGAAAGAGCGGGGAAATCCGTCTTCGAGAAAAGATAGACTTTGAGGATGTTGGTCTCTATCGTCTGCAAGTGGATGCATCGGACCAGGGAAGCCCCCCGCTGTCGGGTCACTGCAGGGTGGTGTTGGAGGTGCTGGACGTGAACGACAACGCGCCGGATGTGTGGGTGACGTCGCTGTCGGTGCCGGTGCCGGAGGACGCGGCGGTGGGGACGGTGGTGGCGCTGCTGAGCGTGTCGGACCGGGACTCGGGGGCGAACGGTCGGGTGCGCTGCGCGGCGTGGCCGCCGTCGCCGTTCGGGCTGGTGGCGACGTTCGCGGGCTCGTACTCGCTGGTGCTGCGGGAGTCGCTGGACCGGGAGCGGGTGGCGGAGTACGAGGTGGAGGTGCGGGCGGAGGACGGCGGGGTGCCGCCGCTGCGCGCCAGCCGCGCGGTGCGGGTGCCGGTGTCGGACGTGAACGACAACGCGCCGGCGTTCGCGCAGGCCGTGTACACGGTGCTGGCGCGGGAGAACAACGCGGCGGGCGCGGAGCTGGCGCGGCTGTGGGCGCGGGACCCGGACGAGGCGGGCAACGGGCGCGTGAGCTACTCGGTggcggagggcggcggcgggggcgcggcggcggtgGTCGGGGGGTGGCGCCCGGCGTCGAGCTACGTGTCGGTGGACGCGGAGAGCGGGCGGCTGTGGGCGCTGCAGCCGTTGGACTACGAGGAGGTGCAGGTGCTGCAGTTCGAGGTGCGGGCGGTGGACGCGGGGGAGCCGCCGCTGTGCGGCAACGCCACGGTGCAGGTCTTCGTGGTGGACGAGAACGACAACGCGCCGGCGCTgctgccggcggcgggcggcgggccgTGGGCCGGGGCGTCGGGCGAGGCGGCGGCGTCGGGGCCGGGCTCGGGGGCGTTGTGGGCGTGGGCGGCGTGGGGGGCGCCGGCGGGGCAGGTGGTGGCGAAGATCCGCGCGGTGGACGCGGACTCGGGCTACAACGCGTGGCTGCGCTACGAGCTGTGGGAGCCGCGGGAGAAGGGCCCGTTCCGCGTGGGGCTGTACAGCGGCGAGGTGAGCACGGCGCGGGCGCTGGAGGAGGCGGACGGCCCGCGGCAGAGGCTGGTGATCGTGGTGCGGGACCACGGGGAGCCGGCGCGCTCGGCCACGGCCACGCTGAGCGTGTCGCTGGTGGAGGGCGCCGAGGCGGCGCTGGCGGCCGCGGGCTCGTCCTCGTCCTCGTCCTCGTCGTCCCCGTCCTCGTCGGgggcggggctgcggccggcggcgggcgcggagggcggtgcggcggcggcggcggcggcggcggcggcgacgaACGTGTGGCTGGTGGTGGCCATCTGCGCGGTGTCGAGCCTGTTCCTGCTGGCGGTGGTGCTGTACGGGGCGTCGCGGTGGGCGCCGCGGGCGGCCGTGCTGTCGGGGCCCGGGCCGGCGACGCTGGTGTGCGCCAGCGAAGTGGGGAGCTGGTCGTACTCGCAGCGCCAGAGCCGGAGCCTGTGCGTGGCGGACGGCGCGGGCAAGAGCGACCTGATGGTTTTCAGCCCCAACTTCCCGCCGCCGGCCGGTCCCGCGGCGAAGGAGACGCAGCCGGAGCCGCCCGCTCTCCTGGACACGGTCAGTGGCCCTGCCTTTCTCGCCTCTcgccccttccccctttttgCTAGTCTCGCCCGAGTCGCCGTTCTCGCCCGCCGCCTGGGCAGGCGGTGGTGGGAGCCGGGCTCAGCCCCGGGGCCTGCGGGCGGTGGGTGCTGGTCGGGTGCTTAG
- the LOC142061374 gene encoding protocadherin alpha-2-like, giving the protein MAREGKGEKRLGHGRARTKRGIKRGKRSRSVVKGKEKEREKQRTITGGKEGEKKNEKGRRDKNNPHNEEASQHGRRNKRRKKERKKIEEKSRGGRKNSRQRRCRARVRRRGRAWGACEAAEQHTVSLQAQKRRRSGEAAPPRCGGEPGCERGGAARGGQESRRVRAAAGSRAGPGRVEAAAAAAAMGVWWGPVVRVLVLQAAWALVGGQVRYSVPEEAKAGTVVGRLAQDLGLEAVDPEARRLRLVAQGRRASVEVSGASGALVVSSRLDREELCGKSAPCALRLEVLVERPLRVFHVELEVTDINDNAPLFPAARKNLSIAELSLPGSRFPLEGASDADIGANAQLSYTLSPSEHFNLDVKSADVKRNSVFLVLAKPLDRETVAVHRLVVTASDGGRPPLTGTMEVVISVLDANDNAPQFNQSVYKVQLPESAAEGTLVARVNATDPDVGSNADVIFSASNIFPPGRLNLFSLNPRTGEIRLTGALDYEDVRSYEIQIEATDEGTPPLSGHCSVELELLDVNDNAPEVWVTSLSVPVPEDAAVGTVVALLSVSDRDSGANGRVRCAAWPPSPFGLVATFAGSYSLVLRESLDRERVAEYEVEVRAEDGGAPPLRASRAVRVPVSDVNDNAPAFAQAVYTVLARENNAAGAELARLWARDPDEAGNGRVSYSVAEGGGGGAAAVVGGWRPASSYVSVDAESGRLWALQPLDYEEVQVLQFEVRAVDAGEPPLCGNATVQVFVVDENDNAPALLPAAGGGPWAGASGEAAASGPGSGALWAWAAWGAPAGQVVAKIRAVDADSGYNAWLRYELWEPREKGPFRVGLYSGEVSTARALEEADGPRQRLVIVVRDHGEPARSATATLSVSLVEGAEAALAAAGSSSSSSSSSPSSSGAGLRPAAGAEGGAAAAAAAATTNVWLVVAICAVSSLFLLAVVLYGASRWAPRAAVLSGPGPATLVCASEVGSWSYSQRQSRSLCVADGAGKSDLMVFSPNFPPPAGPAAKETQPEPPALLDTVSGPAFLASRPFPLFASLARVAVLARRLGRRWWEPGSAPGPAGGGCWSGA; this is encoded by the coding sequence atgGCAAGAGAGGGGAAAGGTGAGAAGAGATTGGGGCACGGCAGGGCAAGAACGAAAAGGGGAAtcaagagaggaaagagaagtcGAAGTGTtgtgaaagggaaagagaaagaacgAGAAAAACAAAGAACGATAACTGGAGGGAAAGAAGGCGAGAAGAAGAAcgagaaaggaagaagggacaAAAATAATCCACACAACGAAGAAGCAAGTCAGcatggaagaagaaataaaagaagaaagaaggagagaaagaaaatagaagaaaagtcaagaggaggaaggaagaacagcCGGCAGCGGAGGTGCCGAGCGCGGGTGCGGAGGCGCGGGCGAGCGTGGGGAGCGTGTGAGGCGGCGGAGCAGCACACGGTGTCGCTGCAGGCTCAGAAACGGCGGCGGAGCGGCGAGGCGGCTCCGCCCCGGTGCGGCGGAGAGCCCGGCTGTGAgcgcgggggggcggcgcggggcgggcaggAGAGCCGGCGCGTCCgtgcggcggcggggagccgtgcggggcccgggcgggtggaggcggcggcggcggcggcggcgatggGCGTGTGGTGGGGGCCCGTGGTGCgtgtgctggtgctgcaggcGGCCTGGGCGCTGGTCGGCGGGCAGGTGCGCTACTCGGTGCCGGAGGAAGCCAAGGCCGGGACGGTGGTGGGGCGTCTGGCGCAGGACCTGGGCCTGGAGGCGGTGGATCCGGAGGCGCGGCGGCTGCGGCTGGTGGCGCAGGGTCGGCGGGCGAGCGTGGAGGTGAGCGGGGCGAGCGGGGCGCTGGTGGTGAGCTCGCGGCTGGACCGGGAGGAGCTGTGCGGGAAGAGCGCGCCGTGCGCCCTGCgcctggaggtgctggtggaGCGGCCGCTGCGCGTCTTCCACGTGGAGCTGGAGGTGACCGACATCAACGACAACGCCCCGCTCTTCCCCGCCGCCCGGAAAAACCTCAGCATCGCGGAACTGTCGCTGCCGGGGTCTCGGTTCCCGCTGGAGGGCGCGTCGGATGCAGATATCGGAGCCAACGCGCAGCTCTCCTACACACTCAGCCCCAGCGAGCACTTTAACCTCGATGTTAAATCTGCTGATGTAAAGAGGAATTCAGTTTTTCTGGTGCTCGCGAAACCGCTGGACCGGGAGACGGTGGCTGTGCACCGGTTGGTGGTGACGGCGAGTGACGGGGGCCGGCCGCCGCTGACGGGCACGATGGAGGTGGTGATCTCGGTGCTGGACGCGAACGACAACGCGCCCCAGTTCAACCAGTCGGTGTATAAAGTGCAGCTGCCGGAGAGCGCTGCAGAGGGGACGCTGGTGGCTCGGGTGAACGCCACGGATCCGGACGTGGGAAGCAATGCGGACGTGATATTCTCTGCCAGCAATATATTTCCTCCAGGGCGCTtaaaccttttcagtttaaatccGAGGACAGGCGAGATCCGGCTCACGGGAGCCCTGGACTATGAAGACGTCCGTTCATACGAGATACAGATCGAAGCGACAGATGAGGGGACGCCCCCGCTGTCGGGTCACTGTAGCGTGGAGCTGGAGTTGCTGGACGTGAACGACAACGCGCCGGAGGTGTGGGTGACGTCGCTGTCGGTGCCGGTGCCGGAGGACGCGGCGGTGGGGACGGTGGTGGCGCTGCTGAGCGTGTCGGACCGGGACTCGGGGGCGAACGGTCGGGTGCGCTGCGCGGCGTGGCCGCCGTCGCCGTTCGGGCTGGTGGCGACGTTCGCGGGCTCGTACTCGCTGGTGCTGCGGGAGTCGCTGGACCGGGAGCGGGTGGCGGAGTACGAGGTGGAGGTGCGGGCGGAGGACGGCGGGGCGCCGCCGCTGCGCGCCAGCCGCGCGGTGCGGGTGCCGGTGTCGGACGTGAACGACAACGCGCCGGCGTTCGCGCAGGCCGTGTACACGGTGCTGGCGCGGGAGAACAACGCGGCGGGCGCGGAGCTGGCGCGGCTGTGGGCGCGGGACCCGGACGAGGCGGGCAACGGGCGCGTGAGCTACTCGGTggcggagggcggcggcgggggcgcggcggcggtgGTCGGGGGGTGGCGCCCGGCGTCGAGCTACGTGTCGGTGGACGCGGAGAGCGGGCGGCTGTGGGCGCTGCAGCCGTTGGACTACGAGGAGGTGCAGGTGCTGCAGTTCGAGGTGCGGGCGGTGGACGCGGGGGAGCCGCCGCTGTGCGGCAACGCCACGGTGCAGGTCTTCGTGGTGGACGAGAACGACAACGCGCCGGCGCTgctgccggcggcgggcggcgggccgTGGGCCGGGGCGTCGGGCGAGGCGGCGGCGTCGGGGCCGGGCTCGGGGGCGTTGTGGGCGTGGGCGGCGTGGGGGGCGCCGGCGGGGCAGGTGGTGGCGAAGATCCGCGCGGTGGACGCGGACTCGGGCTACAACGCGTGGCTGCGCTACGAGCTGTGGGAGCCGCGGGAGAAGGGCCCGTTCCGCGTGGGGCTGTACAGCGGCGAGGTGAGCACGGCGCGGGCGCTGGAGGAGGCGGACGGCCCGCGGCAGAGGCTGGTGATCGTGGTGCGGGACCACGGGGAGCCGGCGCGCTCGGCCACGGCCACGCTGAGCGTGTCGCTGGTGGAGGGCGCCGAGGCGGCGCTGGCGGCCGCGGGCTCGTCCTCGTCCTCGTCCTCGTCGTCCCCGTCCTCGTCGGgggcggggctgcggccggcggcgggcgcggagggcggcgcggcggcggcggcggcggcggcgacgaCGAACGTGTGGCTGGTGGTGGCCATCTGCGCGGTGTCGAGCCTGTTCCTGCTGGCGGTGGTGCTGTACGGGGCGTCGCGGTGGGCGCCGCGGGCGGCCGTGCTGTCGGGGCCCGGGCCGGCGACGCTGGTGTGCGCCAGCGAAGTGGGGAGCTGGTCGTACTCGCAGCGCCAGAGCCGGAGCCTGTGCGTGGCGGACGGCGCGGGCAAGAGCGACCTGATGGTTTTCAGCCCCAACTTCCCGCCGCCGGCCGGTCCCGCGGCGAAGGAGACGCAGCCGGAGCCGCCCGCTCTCCTGGACACGGTCAGTGGCCCTGCCTTTCTCGCCTCTcgccccttccccctttttgCTAGTCTCGCCCGAGTCGCCGTTCTCGCCCGCCGCCTGGGCAGGCGGTGGTGGGAGCCGGGCTCAGCCCCGGGGCCTGCGGGCGGTGGGTGCTGGTCGGGTGCTTAG
- the LOC142061373 gene encoding protocadherin alpha-2-like: MGVWWGPVVRVLVLQAAWALVGGQVRYSVPEEAKAGTVVGRLAQDLGLEAVDPEARRLRLVAQGRRASVEVSGASGALVVSSRLDREELCGKSAPCALRLEVLVERPLRVFHVELEVTDINDNAPLFPAARKNLNLSENSPPGSRFPLEGASDADIGANAQLSYTLSPSEHFNLDLQRSEEYRESMVLVLAKPLDREAVAVHRLVVTASDGGRPPLTGTMEVVISVLDANDNAPQFDQSVYKVQLPESAGEGSLVARVNATDPDVGSNADVMFSASNIFPPGRLNLFSLNPRTGEIRLTGALDYEDVRSYEIQIEATDEGTPPLSGHCRVVLELLDVNDNAPEVWVTSLSVPVPEDAAVGTVVALLSVSDRDSGANGRVRCAAWPPSPFGLVATFAGSYSLVLRESLDRERVAEYEVEVRAEDGGAPPLRASRAVRVPVSDVNDNAPAFAQAVYTVLARENNAAGAELARLWARDPDEAGNGRVSYSVAEGGGGGAAAVVGGWRPASSYVSVDAESGRLWALQPLDYEEVQVLQFEVRAVDAGEPPLCGNATVQVFVVDENDNAPALLPAAGGGPWAGASGEAAASGPGSGALWAWAAWGAPAGQVVAKIRAVDADSGYNAWLRYELWEPREKGPFRVGLYSGEVSTARALEEADGPRQRLVIVVRDHGEPARSATATLSVSLVEGAEAALAAAGSSSSSSSPSSSGAGLRPAAGAEGGAAAAAAAAATTNVWLVVAICAVSSLFLLAVVLYGASRWAPRAAVLSGPGPATLVCASEVGSWSYSQRQSRSLCVADGAGKSDLMVFSPNFPPPAGPAAKETQPEPPALLDTVSGPAFLASRPFPLFASLARVAVLARRLGRRWWEPGSAPGPAGGGCWSGA, encoded by the coding sequence atggGCGTGTGGTGGGGGCCCGTGGTGCgtgtgctggtgctgcaggcGGCCTGGGCGCTGGTCGGCGGGCAGGTGCGCTACTCGGTGCCGGAGGAAGCCAAGGCCGGGACGGTGGTGGGGCGTCTGGCGCAGGACCTGGGCCTGGAGGCGGTGGATCCGGAGGCGCGGCGGCTGCGGCTGGTGGCGCAGGGCCGGCGGGCGAGCGTGGAGGTGAGCGGGGCGAGCGGGGCGCTGGTGGTGAGCTCGCGGCTGGACCGGGAGGAGCTGTGCGGGAAGAGCGCGCCGTGCGCCCTGCgcctggaggtgctggtggaGCGGCCGTTGCGCGTCTTCCACGTGGAGCTGGAGGTGACCGACATCAACGACAACGCCCCGCTCTTCCCCGCCGCCCggaaaaatctgaatttatcAGAGAACTCCCCTCCCGGCTCTCGGTTCCCGCTGGAGGGCGCGTCGGATGCAGATATCGGAGCCAACGCGCAGCTCTCCTACACACTCAGCCCCAGCGAGCACTTTAACCTGGATTTGCAGCGCAGTGAAGAATACCGAGAATCCATGGTTTTGGTGCTCGCGAAACCGCTGGACCGGGAGGCGGTGGCTGTGCACCGGTTGGTGGTGACGGCGAGTGACGGGGGCCGGCCGCCGCTGACGGGCACGATGGAGGTGGTGATCTCGGTGCTGGACGCGAACGACAACGCGCCCCAGTTCGACCAGTCGGTGTATAAAGTGCAGCTGCCGGAGAGCGCTGGAGAGGGGTCGCTGGTGGCTCGGGTGAACGCCACGGATCCGGACGTGGGAAGCAATGCGGACGTGATGTTCTCTGCCAGCAATATATTTCCTCCAGGGCGCTtaaaccttttcagtttaaatccGAGGACAGGCGAGATCCGACTCACGGGCGCCCTGGACTATGAAGACGTCCGTTCATACGAGATACAGATCGAAGCGACAGATGAGGGGACGCCCCCGCTGTCGGGTCACTGCAGGGTGGTGTTGGAGTTGCTGGACGTGAACGACAACGCGCCGGAGGTGTGGGTGACGTCGCTGTCGGTGCCGGTGCCGGAGGACGCGGCGGTGGGGACGGTGGTGGCGCTGCTGAGCGTGTCGGACCGGGACTCGGGGGCGAACGGTCGGGTGCGCTGCGCGGCGTGGCCGCCGTCGCCGTTCGGGCTGGTGGCGACGTTCGCGGGCTCGTACTCGCTGGTGCTGCGGGAGTCGCTGGACCGGGAGCGGGTGGCGGAGTACGAGGTGGAGGTGCGGGCGGAGGACGGCGGGGCGCCGCCGCTGCGCGCCAGCCGCGCGGTGCGGGTGCCGGTGTCGGACGTGAACGACAACGCGCCGGCGTTCGCGCAGGCCGTGTACACGGTGCTGGCGCGGGAGAACAACGCGGCGGGCGCGGAGCTGGCGCGGCTGTGGGCGCGGGACCCGGACGAGGCGGGCAACGGGCGCGTGAGCTACTCGGTggcggagggcggcggcgggggcgcggcggcggtgGTCGGGGGGTGGCGCCCGGCGTCGAGCTACGTGTCGGTGGACGCGGAGAGCGGGCGGCTGTGGGCGCTGCAGCCGTTGGACTACGAGGAGGTGCAGGTGCTGCAGTTCGAGGTGCGGGCGGTGGACGCGGGGGAGCCGCCGCTGTGCGGCAACGCCACGGTGCAGGTCTTCGTGGTGGACGAGAACGACAACGCGCCGGCGCTgctgccggcggcgggcggcgggccgTGGGCCGGGGCGTCGGGCGAGGCGGCGGCGTCGGGGCCGGGCTCGGGGGCGTTGTGGGCGTGGGCGGCGTGGGGGGCGCCGGCGGGGCAGGTGGTGGCGAAGATCCGCGCGGTGGACGCGGACTCGGGCTACAACGCGTGGCTGCGCTACGAGCTGTGGGAGCCGCGGGAGAAGGGCCCGTTCCGCGTGGGGCTGTACAGCGGCGAGGTGAGCACGGCGCGAGCGCTGGAGGAGGCGGACGGCCCGCGGCAGAGGCTGGTGATCGTGGTGCGGGACCACGGGGAGCCGGCGCGCTCGGCCACGGCCACGCTGAGCGTGTCGCTGGTGGAGGGCGCCGAGGCGGCGCTGGCGGCCGCGGGCTCGTCCTCGTCCTCGTCGTCCCCGTCCTCGTCGGgggcggggctgcggccggcggcgggcgcggagggcggcgcggcggcggcggcggcggcggcggcgacgaCGAACGTGTGGCTGGTGGTGGCCATCTGCGCGGTGTCGAGCCTGTTCCTGCTGGCGGTGGTGCTGTACGGGGCGTCGCGGTGGGCGCCGCGGGCGGCCGTGCTGTCGGGGCCCGGGCCGGCGACGCTGGTGTGCGCCAGCGAAGTGGGGAGCTGGTCGTACTCGCAGCGCCAGAGCCGGAGCCTGTGCGTGGCGGACGGCGCGGGCAAGAGCGACCTGATGGTTTTCAGCCCCAACTTCCCGCCGCCGGCCGGTCCCGCGGCGAAGGAGACGCAGCCGGAGCCGCCCGCTCTCCTGGACACGGTCAGTGGCCCTGCCTTTCTCGCCTCTcgccccttccccctttttgCTAGTCTCGCCCGAGTCGCCGTTCTCGCCCGCCGCCTGGGCAGGCGGTGGTGGGAGCCGGGCTCAGCCCCGGGGCCTGCGGGCGGTGGGTGCTGGTCGGGTGCTTAG